The following coding sequences lie in one Silvibacterium dinghuense genomic window:
- a CDS encoding WD40/YVTN/BNR-like repeat-containing protein, which translates to MIRSCRLLALTLFAALPFLAQNVRAQDVKSGPWVMQNGGTTASLRGIHAVGGGVAWASGTGGTVLRTEDSGYMWQSCAMPPGAEKLDFRGIWAWDANNAVVMASGPGDQSRVYKTTDGCSHWTLELTNPDKDGFWDALVFQDRKTGFLLGDPVSGRFVVMKTVDGGQSWSRSKAQGLEATPEAKGAFAASNTSLVILPNHRLLFGTGGGVLYHGVHFESTVLDAPANTSPATSGAFEHLSVPLAGKGDAAGIFSLAFADALHGVAVGGDYQKPNESVGTAAWTSDGGKTWTAAVKPPHGYRSSVAWDADAKAWIAAGTNGSDISYDGGKTWAKLDDGNWNALSLPWIVGPKGRMAKLGVLPPKP; encoded by the coding sequence ATGATCCGATCCTGCCGTCTGCTTGCTCTTACGCTATTCGCTGCCTTGCCGTTCCTTGCTCAGAATGTGAGGGCCCAGGATGTGAAGTCTGGCCCTTGGGTGATGCAGAACGGCGGGACGACGGCGAGTCTGCGGGGGATTCACGCGGTGGGCGGCGGCGTGGCCTGGGCCAGCGGCACGGGCGGCACGGTGCTGCGGACCGAGGACAGTGGTTACATGTGGCAGAGCTGCGCCATGCCTCCGGGTGCGGAGAAGCTGGATTTTCGCGGCATCTGGGCCTGGGACGCGAACAATGCCGTGGTGATGGCGTCGGGACCGGGAGACCAGTCGCGGGTCTATAAGACGACGGATGGGTGCTCGCACTGGACGCTGGAGCTGACCAATCCGGATAAGGATGGGTTCTGGGATGCCTTGGTGTTCCAGGATCGGAAGACCGGATTTCTGCTCGGCGATCCGGTGAGCGGGCGGTTCGTCGTGATGAAGACTGTGGATGGCGGACAGAGCTGGAGCCGCTCGAAGGCTCAGGGGCTTGAGGCTACGCCCGAGGCCAAGGGCGCATTTGCGGCGAGCAATACGTCGTTGGTCATCCTGCCAAACCACCGGCTCCTTTTTGGCACTGGAGGTGGAGTTCTCTACCATGGGGTTCATTTCGAAAGTACGGTGCTGGACGCACCGGCAAATACTTCGCCTGCGACGTCAGGGGCTTTTGAACACCTGTCTGTTCCTCTAGCGGGTAAAGGAGATGCGGCCGGAATCTTCTCCCTCGCCTTCGCCGATGCTCTGCACGGTGTCGCCGTGGGCGGCGATTATCAGAAGCCGAATGAGTCTGTTGGCACGGCGGCATGGACCTCGGATGGCGGCAAGACCTGGACGGCGGCGGTGAAGCCTCCGCACGGATACCGGTCGTCGGTGGCCTGGGATGCGGACGCGAAGGCATGGATTGCGGCGGGGACGAACGGCTCCGACATCAGTTATGACGGTGGTAAGACCTGGGCAAAACTCGACGACGGGAACTGGAACGCTCTGAGCCTGCCCTGGATTGTCGGTCCGAAGGGCAGGATGGCGAAGCTGGGGGTGCTTCCGCCGAAGCCATAG
- a CDS encoding type II secretion system F family protein, with product MAEFVIKLADERGRVQEQVQSAASAEELRQRFTQAGYYVYSVKAKGLTGGRKKAKLETFLIFNQQFLTLIKAGLPILGSLEMLSKSQKNSAFAGQLQNVAARVRTGESISAAFEAQGGFPLMYTTTLLAGERSGNLEEVLGRFLSFQRISLSFRKKLTASLIYPALLICLVFGLFVFLITFVVPRFATLYDQLGTNLPWLTLLLLKVGNDAQKYVLYVIPALALIVFLLFRWSKTDKGADRIDGIRIGMPVFGSIWIKYQVALFSRTLSTLLQGGLPLMPSLETAARSIASKRIAKAVFSSVGSIREGNGLATSLASTRVFPSLSIEMIEVGESTGALPQMLNSVAEFFEEDVQTALTAAMALIEPAILIVMGVVVVVILIALYLPIFSLGSAANLQH from the coding sequence ATGGCAGAATTTGTTATCAAGCTGGCCGATGAGCGTGGCCGTGTGCAGGAGCAGGTGCAGTCGGCGGCCTCGGCCGAGGAGCTGCGCCAGCGGTTTACGCAGGCAGGCTATTACGTTTATTCGGTCAAGGCCAAGGGCCTGACGGGCGGCCGCAAGAAGGCCAAGCTCGAGACCTTTCTCATTTTCAATCAACAGTTTCTGACGCTCATCAAGGCGGGTCTGCCGATCCTCGGCTCGCTCGAGATGCTCTCGAAGAGCCAGAAGAACTCGGCCTTTGCCGGGCAGCTGCAGAATGTGGCGGCGCGGGTGCGCACGGGTGAGTCGATCTCGGCGGCCTTCGAGGCGCAGGGCGGCTTTCCGCTGATGTACACGACGACGCTGCTGGCCGGCGAGCGAAGCGGCAACCTCGAAGAGGTTCTGGGGCGCTTTCTCTCCTTTCAGCGGATTTCGCTGAGCTTCCGCAAGAAATTGACAGCCTCGCTGATCTACCCGGCGCTGCTGATCTGCCTGGTCTTCGGGCTTTTCGTCTTCCTGATCACCTTCGTGGTGCCCCGCTTTGCGACACTCTACGACCAGCTGGGGACGAACCTGCCGTGGCTGACGCTGCTGCTGCTGAAGGTCGGAAACGATGCCCAGAAGTATGTTCTGTACGTGATTCCGGCGCTGGCGCTGATTGTCTTCCTGCTCTTCCGCTGGAGCAAGACGGATAAGGGAGCGGACAGGATCGACGGTATCCGTATCGGGATGCCGGTTTTTGGATCGATCTGGATCAAATATCAGGTGGCGCTGTTTTCGCGTACGCTTTCGACGCTGTTGCAGGGCGGTCTGCCGCTGATGCCGTCGCTTGAGACGGCGGCCCGCTCGATTGCGAGCAAACGGATTGCGAAAGCCGTCTTTTCCTCGGTAGGCAGCATCCGCGAGGGCAACGGGCTGGCTACGAGCCTGGCGTCGACCAGGGTATTTCCCTCGCTCTCGATCGAGATGATCGAAGTGGGCGAGTCGACCGGCGCGCTTCCGCAGATGCTCAACTCGGTGGCGGAATTTTTCGAAGAAGATGTGCAGACGGCGCTGACGGCAGCGATGGCGCTGATCGAGCCGGCGATTCTGATTGTGATGGGTGTGGTGGTCGTCGTTATTCTGATTGCGCTGTATCTGCCGATATTCTCCCTGGGGAGTGCGGCGAATCTCCAGCACTGA
- a CDS encoding type IV pilin protein, with amino-acid sequence MTRLVLLSLLSRRKRRGIVPDAEAGFTLMELLIVISIMLILMLIAIPNFAGMKMQANETSAIQSLRAIYEAQIQYQTTYPQNGFASNLQELGGDPKSGAPTATSAQLLQGDLTGGQKSGYTFTIVNTTKTTVNNQDMYTGYEVTAVPQAVGKTGHSGFCIDQQGEVRKDPTGGTNCTVALQ; translated from the coding sequence ATGACACGACTTGTTCTTCTCAGCCTTCTCTCGCGCCGCAAGCGCCGTGGCATTGTTCCAGACGCCGAAGCGGGCTTTACGCTCATGGAGCTGCTGATCGTCATCAGCATCATGCTGATCCTGATGCTGATCGCGATCCCGAACTTTGCCGGCATGAAGATGCAGGCCAATGAGACCTCGGCCATCCAGTCGCTGCGCGCCATCTACGAGGCGCAGATCCAGTACCAGACCACCTATCCGCAGAATGGCTTTGCCAGCAATCTGCAGGAGCTGGGCGGCGATCCGAAGTCGGGCGCGCCCACGGCGACCTCGGCGCAGCTGCTGCAGGGCGATCTGACCGGCGGGCAGAAGAGCGGCTATACCTTCACCATCGTGAACACCACCAAGACCACGGTGAACAACCAGGATATGTACACCGGCTACGAAGTGACGGCGGTGCCGCAGGCGGTGGGCAAGACCGGTCACTCCGGCTTCTGCATCGACCAGCAGGGCGAGGTGCGCAAGGACCCGACCGGCGGCACGAACTGCACGGTCGCCCTGCAGTAA
- the lolA gene encoding outer membrane lipoprotein chaperone LolA, which translates to MRSAVLLLALVPLSGTALSAENLSAGTAPVGQASAAMTAETLAGRIDAHYNRLHSLEVHFVQTYEGMGMNRKEEGALLLKKPGRMRWTYSQPDGKLFVLDGKDGYFYSPGQNEAQKVPAKELDDMRSPLSLLLGHTQLMKQLNGIALRTNDDGTWTLTGVPKGLEKRVASFAVTAAADGTIHALRVEETDGIVNGFRFSGEAANVPVKDSDFVFVPPQGVHIVTGLPPA; encoded by the coding sequence ATGCGGTCCGCCGTTTTGCTTTTGGCGCTTGTGCCGCTGAGCGGCACGGCTCTTTCGGCTGAAAACCTTTCGGCTGGAACCGCGCCCGTGGGTCAGGCTTCCGCTGCGATGACGGCCGAGACGCTGGCCGGCCGGATCGACGCGCATTACAACCGGTTGCACTCGCTCGAGGTGCATTTTGTCCAGACCTACGAGGGGATGGGTATGAACCGGAAGGAAGAGGGCGCTCTGCTGCTCAAGAAGCCAGGGCGGATGCGCTGGACCTATTCGCAGCCCGACGGCAAGCTCTTTGTGCTCGACGGCAAGGATGGCTATTTCTACTCGCCGGGGCAAAACGAGGCGCAGAAGGTTCCGGCAAAGGAACTGGATGACATGCGCTCGCCGCTGAGCCTGCTGCTGGGCCATACGCAACTGATGAAACAGCTGAACGGCATCGCACTGCGGACGAACGACGACGGCACCTGGACGCTGACCGGCGTGCCCAAGGGTCTCGAAAAGCGGGTTGCGTCCTTTGCCGTGACCGCGGCTGCCGATGGCACCATTCATGCGCTGCGCGTGGAAGAGACGGACGGCATCGTGAACGGCTTCCGCTTTTCGGGTGAGGCGGCGAATGTCCCGGTGAAGGATTCGGATTTTGTCTTTGTGCCGCCGCAAGGGGTGCATATCGTGACCGGGCTGCCTCCGGCCTGA